From Lolium perenne isolate Kyuss_39 chromosome 5, Kyuss_2.0, whole genome shotgun sequence, a single genomic window includes:
- the LOC127298969 gene encoding metacaspase-1: MPSMREPRAMMCGRCGAYLTAPPGARSVCCALCDAVTRVQRRTSGLEEFLKGLIYSLMFPPQAPPSSSGDWLPASYPREPPGRKRALLVGISYSNTKYELKGSVNDVNTMSYLLRKRFGFISDNILRLTAEEGDPNLMPTMKNIRLGMRWLVQGCNTGDAMSLVVHFSGRGLDKALCPLDFEASGVIPDYEINETIVRPLGPGVKLHTLVDIDNSDTVVLDLPYRCRILSRFGQWKWENHQAETPKGTNGGLAISISGCRDSQNTRTTSASPPVVGGAMTYNFIRALESEPSTTYGRLINAIRAEMSPEPQLRASEEFDIYRKPFLL; this comes from the exons ATGCCGAGCATGAGGGAACCACGGGCGATGATGTGCGGCCGGTGCGGCGCGTACCTGACGGCGCCGCCGGGCGCGCGCTCCGTGTGCTGCGCACTATGCGACGCCGTGACGCGTGTCCAGCGCCGGACAAGCggccttgaagaattcctcaaggGCTTGATCTACTCCCTGATGTTCCCACCTCaggcgccgccgtcgtcgtctggGGACTGGCTGCCGGCCAGCTACCCGCGCGAGCCCCCCGGCAGGAAGCGGGCGCTCCTCGTCGGCATCTCTTACAGCAATACTAAGTACGAGCTCAAGGGGAGCGTCAACGACGTCAACACCATGAGCTACCTGCTCCGCAAGAGGTTCGGCTTCATCAGCGACAACATCCTCCGCCTGACAG CGGAGGAGGGGGACCCGAACCTCATGCCGACGATGAAAAACATCCGGCTGGGGATGCGGTGGCTGGTGCAGGGCTGCAACACGGGTGACGCCATGTCCCTGGTGGTTCATTTCTCTGGCCGCGGCTTGGACAAGGCGCTGTGCCCGCTCGACTTTGAGGCCAGCGGCGTGATACCGGACTACGAGATCAACGAGACAATCGTACGGCCACTCGGCCCGGGCGTCAAGCTCCACACCTTGGTGGACATCGATAACAGCGACACCGTCGTGCTTGACCTCCCCTACCGCTGCCGCATACTATCAAG ATTCGGGCAGTGGAAATGGGAAAACCATCAAGCGGAGACGCCCAAGGGTACCAATGGAGGACTCGCGATATCTATCAGCGGCTGCAGAGACAGCCAAAACACGCGCACAACTTCAGCCTCTCCCCCCGTAGTTGGCGGCGCCATGACTTACAACTTCATCAGAGCGTTGGAGTCTGAGCCAAGCACCACCTACGGTCGCCTCATCAACGCGATACGGGCTGAGATGAGCCCG GAGCCCCAGCTACGCGCATCGGAAGAGTTTGACATCTACCGGAAGCCGTTTCTCCTGTAG